The Zonotrichia albicollis isolate bZonAlb1 chromosome 9, bZonAlb1.hap1, whole genome shotgun sequence genome has a window encoding:
- the LOC141730012 gene encoding olfactory receptor 14C36-like: MSNSSSISHFLLLALADTRQLQLLHFCLLLGISLAALLGNGLIISAVACGHHLHTPMFFFLLNLALSDLGSIGTTVPKAMHNSLWDTRDISYKGCAAQLFLFVFFISAEFSLLTIMCYDRYVSICKPLHYGTLLGSRACAHMAAAAWASAFLNALLHTANTFSLPLCHGNALGQYFCEVPQILKLSCSLSNFRKIWISLVAVCLASGCFVFIVFSYVQIFRAVLRIPSEQGRHKAFSTCLPHLAVVSLFVSTGSFSYLKPPSISSPSLDLALSVLYSVVPPALNPLIYSLRNQELKAAVWTLMTGCF; encoded by the coding sequence atgtccaacagcagctccatcagccacttcctcctgctggcactggcagacacgcggcagctgcagctcctgcacttctgcctcttgctgggcatctccctggctgccctcctgggcaacggcctcatcatcagcgccgtagcctgcggccaccacctgcacacgcccatgttcttcttcctgctcaacctggccctcagcgacctgggctccatcggcaccactgtccccaaagccatgcacaattccctctgggacaccagggacatctcctacaaaggatgtgctgctcagctatttctgtttgtatttttcatttcagcagagttttccctcctgaccatcatgtgctacgaccgctacgtgtccatctgcaaacccctgcactacgggaccctcctgggcagcagagcttgtgcccacatggcagcagctgcctgggccagtgcctttctcaatgctcttctgcacacggccaatacattttccctgcccttgtgccatggcaatgctcTGGGCCAGTACTTCTGTGAGGTTCCACAGATCCTCAAACTCTCCTGCTCACTATCCAACTtcagaaaaatttggatttcattGGTTGCTGTCTGTTTAGCTtctggctgttttgtgttcattgttttctcctatgtgcagatcttcagggctgtgctgaggatcccctctgagcagggacggcacaaagccttttccacctgccttccTCACCTGGCCGTTGTCTCCTTGTTTGTCAGCACTGGCTCTTTTTCCTACCTGAAGCcaccctccatctcctccccctCCCTGGATCtagccctgtcagttctgtactcagtggtgcctccagccctgaaccccctcatctacagcctgaggaaccaggagctcaaggctgcagtgtggacactgatgactggatgcttttag